From a region of the Alnus glutinosa chromosome 1, dhAlnGlut1.1, whole genome shotgun sequence genome:
- the LOC133857407 gene encoding uncharacterized protein LOC133857407, whose amino-acid sequence MDEKQISSLYSFESEKKSDSLYPMCFGVSCAFFALKLLSKPEVEDERWSKVCDKILQGSAQLLGLLVWKVQRGKCELLHKLETAEREIEELKKIRHEDAKANEKVVSIFAAQEQSWLNERKKLRQQIVALMNELKVIERKKDEAISELRVLERKKDEAISELNQKLKELEIMVQCKDKVLEEEKQTKMELEEVLKEAENVVEELRETANREAQEHSSERWKHKTAFIEVVSNQRQLEAEMGRLLRQVEAKKQDLDVALEQKEEAVLLAQKLSMEMVKMHKDLEQKEKILSAMLRKSKLDTAEKQRLLKEVKLSKAKRKQAEIETERWRAVSESRHERHSLRSMLANQVNSKPDVYTGATGSSLVGKTRSQSTDLVLEYGYLGLKKDRKELGFHSSLSDHYPLEGNEELPITTDIKRLEGWVRSEAEKYATVIQQRHLLELDAFAEQMRVKDEKLEAFRWQLLSMELESKRLESQVENMSQLRHYNMNLEALLLEREEELTFLKEQLALQLTSLNFQKTNLNSSSHIPAISHDAICFEGKILEGKPWEREQETNTTSSVDKYQEEDAQREEETPSFNQSKDAGLMTQSPEKELEDDKDIANQGPALEGSTSLVEVDTTEKLASPSHPLSKTNNSPWRIDLCALGVSYKIKRLKQQLFMLERLAGKQESVEDTERNDNGQIGIKGFLSLLSLLNKQVGRYESLQAKADDLSKRMHENDLNVNHGNSGTAKTKAETKALEHFLEETFQLQRYIVATGQKLMEIQSKVASGFVGVAQELNKTASFDMKGFADSVRTLFQEVQRGLEVRISRIIGDLEGTLACEGMIHLRR is encoded by the exons ATGGATGAGAAGCAAATCTCCAGTTTGTATTCATTTGAATCTGAAAAGAAGAGTGATAGCTTGTATCCAATGTGTTTTGGTGTTTCTTGTGCATTCTTTGCCCTCAAACTCCTGTCCAAGCCTGAAGTGGAAGATGAAAGATGGTCCAAAGTATGTGATAAAATTCTTCAAGGAAGTGCCCAACTCCTGGGGCTGCTTGTGTGGAAGGTTCAGAGAGGAAAGTGTGAGCTTCTCCATAAACTTGAAACTGCTGAGAGGGAGATCgaagagttgaaaaaaataagacatgAAGACGCAAAAGCCAATGAGAAAGTTGTGAGCATCTTTGCTGCACAAGAGCAGAGCTGGTTGAATGAAAGGAAGAAGCTCCGGCAGCAGATTGTGGCTCTTATGAATGAATTGAAGGTTATTGAGAGAAAGAAGGATGAAGCTATTTCTGAATTGAGGGTACTTGAGAGAAAGAAGGATGAAGCTATTTCTGAATTGAATCAGAAGTTGAAGGAATTGGAGATTATGGTGCAGTGTAAGGATAAGGTGTTGGAGGAAGAGAAGCAGACGAAGATGGAGTTAGAAGAAGTGCTGAAAGAGGCTGAAAATGTTGTGGAAGAATTGAGAGAAACTGCAAACCGTGAAGCTCAAGAGCACTCTTCTGAGCGTTGGAAGCACAAAACGGCCTTCATTGAAGTTGTGTCAAACCAACGACAGCTTGAAGCTGAGATGGGCCGCCTACTTAGGCAAGTTGAAGCTAAAAAACAAGATCTTGATGTAGCGTTAGAGCAAAAGGAAGAGGCAGTCTTGCTGGCTCAAAAACTATCAATGGAAATGGTAAAGATGCATAAGGATTTGGAACAGAAAGAGAAAATTCTGTCAGCAATGCTTAGGAAGTCCAAGCTGGATACAGCAGAGAAGCAAAGGCTTTTAAAGGAGGTCAAATTATCAAAGGCTAAGAGAAAACAAGCTGAAATAGAAACGGAAAGGTGGAGGGCAGTATCAGAGTCTAGACACGAGAGACATTCATTAAGAAGTATGTTGGCTAACCAAGTCAATTCAAAACCTGATGTTTACACAGGTGCAACAGGGTCGTCGCTCGTTGGAAAGACGAGATCACAGTCAACTGATCTCGTTTTGGAGTATGGGTATCTTGGGCTTAAAAAGGACAGAAAGGAGCTAGGTTTTCATTCTTCACTCTCTGATCACTATCCACTGGAAGGGAATGAGGAATTGC CTATCACAACTGATATCAAGCGATTGGAAGGTTGGGTACGCTCAGAAGCTGAAAAGTATGCAACTGTAATTCAGCAGAGGCATCTCTTAGAACTAGATGCTTTTGCAGAACAAATGAGAGTCAAAGATGAGAAATTGGAGGCATTCCGTTGGCAGTTGCTGAGCATGGAATTAGAATCAAAGCGGCTGGAGTCTCAGGTCGAGAATATGTCACAGCTCAGACATTACAATATGAATTTGGAAGCCTTGTTActggaaagagaagaagaattaaCTTTCTTAAAAGAGCAACTAGCATTACAATTGACGTCCCTAAATTTCCAGAAGACCAACTTAAATTCATCTTCTCATATTCCAGCAATATCCCATGATGCCATCTGTTTCGAAGGCAAGATCCTAGAGGGAAAACCATGGGAGAGAGAACAAGAAACAAATACAACAAGTTCGGTGGATAAATATCAAGAAGAAGATGCtcagagagaagaagaaactccatCCTTTAATCAGTCCAAAGATGCAGGCTTAATGACCCAATCTCCTGAAAAAGAATTAGAAGACGATAAGGATATTGCCAATCAGGGTCCTGCCCTGGAGGGAAGTACAAGTCTAGTGGAGGTTGATACTACTGAAAAGTTAGCGTCACCTAGCCATCCCTTGAGTAAGACAAACAATTCTCCATGGAGGATCGATCTTTGTGCTCTTGGAGTTTCTTACAAGATCAAAAGGCTAAAGCAGCAACTTTTTATGCTGGAGAGGTTGGCAGGAAAGCAAGAAAGTGTTGAAGATACAGAAAGAAATGATAATGGGCAAATAGGGATAAAGGGCTTCCTTTCATTATTGTCTTTGCTGAATAAACAAGTTGGCAGGTATGAGTCCCTTCAAGCGAAGGCAGATGACCTTAGCAAACGGATG CATGAGAATGATCTAAATGTAAATCATGGAAATTCTGGTACAGCAAAAACAAAGGCAGAAACTAAAGCATTAGAACACTTCCTTGAGGAAACGTTTCAGCTGCAGAGATATATTGTTGCAACAGGACAGAAATTGATGGAAATTCAATCCAAGGTTGCTTCTGGATTTGTTGGGGTCGCCCAAGAACTAAACAAGACTGCTAGCTTTGACATGAAGGGCTTTGCTGATAGTGTTAGAACTCTCTTCCAGGAAGTTCAGAGGGGCCTTGAAGTTCGAATATCTCGAATTATTGGAGATCTTGAGGGAACCCTGGCTTGTGAGGGAATGATACATTTGAGGAGGTAG
- the LOC133862207 gene encoding uncharacterized protein LOC133862207: MLSPQRERGMGSEPENEPSSAPKLSLFSLPSKPQPPPGILLTPPPCGTTASVPFQWEEAPGKPRACTTTTESKPRSARPLELPPRLLCEIKTTDQLHSPTTVLDGPYLGPSLSHRFSSFTISEAGLGKRVAKEKGLEFASMRWGSFRKTKNVLEATFDFASSVVGGGGGGGDTTVKITRVRRRGSFLRLSHSKSHFLAGIYENFKQAVPWRRRQEKRLGKTAT; the protein is encoded by the exons ATGTTGAGccctcagagagagagaggaatgggGTCTGAGCCAGAGAACGAACCAAGCTCCGCACCAAAACTCTCTTTGTTCTCACTTCCAAGCAAGCCACAGCCTCCCCCAGGAATACTGCTAACACCACCTCCGTGCGGAACCACAGCTTCGGTTCCATTCCAGTGGGAGGAAGCACCAGGCAAGCCAAGGGcatgcaccaccaccaccgAATCGAAGCCCAGGAGTGCAAGACCCTTGGAACTGCCTCCGAGGTTGTTATGTGAGATTAAAACTACCGACCAGCTGCACTCCCCAACCACTGTCTTGGACGGGCCTTACTTGGGCCCGTCTCTCTCTCACAGGTTTTCTTCCTTCACAATCTCAGAGGCTGGTCTGGGGAAGAGAGTGGCTAAGGAGAAAGGGCTAGAATTTGCGTCCATGAGGTGGGGGAGTTTCAGGAAGACTAAGAATGTTCTTGAGGCTACTTTCGACTTTGCATCTTCAGTTGttggcggcggcggcggcggtggAGACACGACGGTGAAGATCACAAGGGTTAGGAGGAGAGGGAGCTTTTTGAGACTCTCTCACTCAAAGTCACATTTTTTG GCAGGCATTTATGAAAACTTTAAGCAAGCGGTCCCATGGAGACGCAGGCAAGAAAAAAGGCTAGGAAAGACGGCGACGTGA
- the LOC133862198 gene encoding protein RKD4: protein MDSNSTHLNIPKIENPHGFDWFPEEQSEKLLELPPLDSFFDFDSTLPFLHNTKQFGVTEFQDFEDPDSDFFWAESKLPFLYEDVVVDQKPLNSTTEFDTIGHNYGNLGSDTSESSMVVLSEYASSSSRSEEERRSTSGRKKSAALELDEIQRHFNVPITKAAKEMNVGLTVLKKRCRELNIMRWPHRKIKSLKSLINNVKELGLTNEVVMLEEHKRLLEILPDMQLTQRTKKLRQACFKANYKKRRSLTIQA, encoded by the exons ATGGATTCTAATTCTACCCACCTAAACATTCCAAAGATTGAGAACCCACATGGGTTTGACTGGTTCCCTGAAGAACAGTCTGAGAA ATTATTAGAACTGCCACCACTGGACAGTTTCTTCGACTTCGACAGTACTCTTCCGTTTCTGCATAATACCAAGCAATTTGGTGTCACTGAGTTCCAAGACTTTGAAGATCCCGATTCTGACTTTTTCTGGGCAGAAAGTAAGCTCCCATTTCTTTATGAAGATGTGGTGGTCGACCAAAAGCCTCTAAACTCCACGACAgaatttgatacaattggtCATAATTATGGCAATCTTGGAAGTGACACGAGTGAATCTTCAATGGTAGTTCTGAGTGAATATGCGAGTTCATCAAGCAGGAGTGAAGAGGAAAGAAGGAGCACAAGTGGTAGAAAGAAGTCGGCTGCGTTAGAGTTGGATGAGATACAGAGGCACTTCAATGTCCCTATAACCAAAGCAGCAAAGGAGATGAATGTGGGATTGACTGTGTTGAAGAAAAGGTGCAGGGAGCTTAACATCATGCGGTGGCCTCATAGGAAGATCAAGAGCTTGAAGTCCCTCATTAACAATGTTAAG GAGTTGGGTTTGACAAATGAGGTAGTGATGTTGGAGGAGCATAAGAGGCTTCTAGAGATACTGCCAGATATGCAGCTGACACAGAGAACCAAGAAGCTGAGGCAGGCCTGTTTCAAGGCCAATTACAAGAAGAGGAGGTCTCTGACTATTCAAGCATGA